A stretch of Carnobacteriaceae bacterium zg-C25 DNA encodes these proteins:
- the hpt gene encoding hypoxanthine phosphoribosyltransferase, whose product MIHNDIEKVLVTREALRECTEKLGKQLSKDFEGKNPLVVGVLRGCIMFMTDLVREMDIPLDIDFLDVSSYGDDTESSGNVRILKDLDTNVEGRHLIFIEDIVDTGRTLLKLKELFEFRRAASITVVTLLDKPERRVVDVKADYVGLEIPNEFVVGYGLDYAQKYRNLPYIGVLKEEIYNHA is encoded by the coding sequence ATGATTCATAATGATATTGAAAAAGTGCTTGTAACACGTGAAGCGTTACGTGAATGTACAGAAAAATTAGGTAAACAATTATCTAAAGATTTTGAAGGCAAAAATCCTTTAGTCGTTGGCGTATTGCGCGGATGTATTATGTTTATGACGGATTTAGTACGCGAAATGGACATTCCGCTAGATATCGACTTTTTAGATGTGAGCAGTTATGGTGATGATACAGAATCGTCAGGAAATGTGCGTATTTTAAAAGATTTAGATACTAACGTTGAAGGCAGACATTTAATTTTTATTGAAGATATTGTAGACACTGGTCGTACATTACTAAAATTAAAAGAATTGTTTGAATTTCGTCGTGCAGCGTCAATTACCGTTGTGACGTTGTTAGACAAACCAGAACGTCGTGTGGTTGATGTGAAAGCAGACTACGTCGGGTTAGAAATTCCAAATGAATTTGTTGTTGGTTATGGATTAGATTACGCACAAAAATATCGTAACTTACCGTATATTGGCGTTTTAAAAGAAGAAATTTATAATCACGCATAA
- a CDS encoding nucleotide pyrophosphohydrolase: MSIIHVIGLGAGDMNQLPLGVYRHLESKIKQKETVYLRTKLHPVVDTLVQEGLIIESFDDTYEQFDAFEKVYETIVEKLVALANDNTELTYAVPGHPMVAESVVQQLLKRDDITVNIVGGHSFIDDLAAAVRIDVIDGFQLVDALDFRVEDVVLTQHVMIMQVFNDFVASDVKLSLMKRYPDDYRVALVHAAGTTQQHVDWMPLYEIDRLDGVYNLTTLFVPKMAQDDATASFQTLQHYMAQIAQNDIWLKEQTHESLLPYFKEELQEFEQALKNDDIDNMIEELGDLLWQVLFQTSVAEYDGYFNLEDVLTTLNQKIRRRHPHVFDGVTVNSVKELDALWQKIKKQEKADEIR; this comes from the coding sequence ATGTCAATTATTCATGTTATTGGATTAGGAGCAGGCGATATGAATCAGTTACCTTTAGGGGTGTATCGCCATCTTGAATCAAAAATCAAACAAAAAGAAACGGTTTATTTACGTACGAAATTACATCCAGTGGTGGATACGCTTGTACAAGAAGGGCTAATTATTGAAAGCTTTGATGATACTTACGAGCAGTTTGATGCATTTGAAAAAGTGTACGAAACGATTGTGGAAAAATTAGTTGCTTTAGCAAACGACAACACAGAATTGACGTATGCAGTACCGGGGCATCCGATGGTGGCGGAAAGTGTTGTGCAACAGCTTCTAAAACGCGATGATATTACCGTAAATATTGTTGGTGGACATAGTTTTATTGATGACTTGGCAGCGGCTGTTCGTATTGATGTGATTGATGGATTTCAATTAGTGGATGCGTTAGATTTTCGTGTTGAAGATGTGGTGTTGACGCAACATGTAATGATCATGCAAGTGTTCAATGATTTTGTAGCCAGTGATGTAAAGTTATCTTTAATGAAGCGCTACCCGGATGATTATCGAGTGGCACTAGTTCATGCTGCCGGAACAACACAACAACACGTTGACTGGATGCCATTGTATGAAATTGACCGATTAGATGGCGTTTATAATTTAACAACGTTATTTGTACCGAAAATGGCACAAGATGATGCAACGGCATCGTTTCAAACGTTACAACATTATATGGCGCAAATTGCTCAAAACGATATTTGGTTGAAAGAACAGACGCACGAATCGTTGTTACCTTATTTTAAAGAAGAATTACAAGAATTTGAGCAAGCACTGAAAAACGATGATATTGATAATATGATTGAAGAATTAGGTGATTTGTTATGGCAAGTGTTATTTCAAACGAGCGTTGCCGAATATGACGGTTACTTTAATTTAGAAGATGTTTTAACGACGCTAAATCAAAAAATTCGACGTAGACACCCGCACGTTTTTGACGGTGTAACGGTTAATAGTGTAAAAGAGTTGGATGCGTTGTGGCAAAAAATTAAAAAACAGGAGAAAGCCGATGAGATTAGATAA
- a CDS encoding MerR family transcriptional regulator: MSEKELRRSLPVFPIGTMMMLTELSARQIRYYEEQGLIFPKRSQTNRRLYSLNDVDRLLEIKDYLEEGLTIVAIKKVYANKKVSPLDQAKPLTDEDVRRILYKELMNQQQWKHISTTDR; the protein is encoded by the coding sequence ATGAGTGAAAAAGAGTTACGACGTTCCTTGCCAGTATTTCCGATTGGAACGATGATGATGTTAACGGAATTATCAGCACGACAAATTCGATATTATGAAGAACAGGGGCTAATTTTTCCAAAACGCTCACAAACGAATCGGCGATTATATTCGTTAAATGATGTTGATCGCCTATTAGAAATTAAAGATTATTTAGAGGAAGGGTTGACGATTGTAGCCATTAAAAAGGTGTACGCCAATAAAAAAGTATCGCCTTTGGATCAAGCAAAACCACTTACAGACGAAGATGTTCGACGCATTTTATATAAAGAGTTAATGAATCAACAACAGTGGAAGCACATATCGACAACAGATAGGTAA
- a CDS encoding septum formation initiator family protein, whose translation METTESKRSQQRKSNRVFLWLLGTLLFAATLCFQIFNNVQQTEQLKKNLEIVKVENQQAKTRQIELKTYVDLLNDDEYVLKLARARGFYTLPNELIFNIPEENAMLQNEQARQKALSNQGE comes from the coding sequence TTGGAAACAACTGAATCAAAACGGTCGCAGCAACGAAAAAGTAATCGCGTCTTTTTATGGCTATTGGGAACGTTATTGTTTGCGGCTACGTTATGTTTTCAAATTTTTAATAATGTGCAACAAACTGAACAATTGAAAAAAAATTTAGAAATTGTAAAAGTGGAAAATCAGCAAGCGAAAACAAGACAAATTGAATTGAAGACGTATGTTGATTTACTAAACGATGATGAATATGTATTGAAATTAGCGCGTGCAAGAGGGTTTTATACATTGCCTAACGAACTGATTTTTAACATTCCAGAAGAAAATGCCATGTTACAAAATGAACAGGCACGTCAAAAAGCACTTTCAAATCAAGGAGAATAA
- a CDS encoding aspartate carbamoyltransferase catalytic subunit, whose amino-acid sequence MTRRNIGKLTRLVTVDDLSVDMMHGLIHRALAYKGGATYRFLEPKFVANLFYEHNTKSHYSFEMAQHRLGLKVLSFDPQSSSAYKGESMYDAGMMMSMLGIDVVVSASESERYYEKWLENETFSSIVINAGDGDHEDPCHALTDAMTIYEHFGTIEGLKVGFIGATHFSRVTKSTIKVLNQLGAQVFFSGPEQYQSRECHRLGRYLQIDEMIPNMDVIVILRVQSEREDVAHLVDGYYEQYGMTVERLAKLKENAILLHPGPVKRDVEIANEGVECAQSKIFIQGQNSVYMNMAILEAVLA is encoded by the coding sequence ATGACAAGAAGAAATATTGGTAAATTAACACGTCTAGTGACGGTAGATGATTTAAGTGTCGATATGATGCACGGGTTGATTCATCGTGCCCTTGCTTATAAAGGTGGCGCAACCTATCGATTTTTAGAACCCAAATTTGTTGCCAATCTATTTTATGAACACAACACAAAATCACATTATAGTTTTGAAATGGCGCAACATCGTCTTGGTTTAAAAGTGTTGAGTTTTGACCCGCAATCAAGTAGTGCCTACAAGGGCGAAAGTATGTATGATGCGGGTATGATGATGAGTATGTTAGGTATTGATGTTGTTGTATCTGCATCGGAGTCAGAAAGATATTATGAAAAATGGTTAGAAAACGAAACGTTTTCAAGCATTGTGATTAATGCGGGAGATGGCGATCATGAAGATCCCTGTCACGCATTGACAGATGCGATGACCATTTACGAACATTTTGGCACAATTGAGGGGTTAAAAGTTGGGTTTATTGGTGCAACGCACTTTTCTCGTGTTACTAAATCAACGATTAAAGTATTAAATCAATTAGGTGCACAAGTATTTTTTTCAGGGCCAGAACAATATCAAAGTAGAGAATGTCACCGATTAGGGCGTTATTTACAGATTGATGAAATGATACCGAATATGGATGTTATCGTTATTTTACGTGTCCAATCAGAAAGAGAAGATGTGGCACATCTTGTTGATGGCTACTATGAACAGTATGGTATGACCGTAGAGCGATTGGCGAAACTTAAAGAAAATGCGATTTTATTACATCCGGGTCCAGTAAAAAGAGATGTTGAAATAGCAAACGAAGGTGTAGAATGTGCACAGTCTAAAATTTTTATACAAGGTCAAAATTCGGTATATATGAATATGGCTATTTTAGAGGCAGTTTTAGCCTAA
- the ftsH gene encoding ATP-dependent zinc metalloprotease FtsH, whose translation MNKKRTFIGANILYFLLTVTVIWGLFSMVNSGTSEPVGELTTSELVQQLDKKNVQSLKFQPINSAYQVQGELVEQIEKSEKNNSMFTQVFGTNKVAFKKFTAVVGVSPYVQEQIRQSAHKNDVAVEDVPGSDGGWLQIVVQLLPLIIFTFFMFQMMGAANGGAGGRNPMSFGKFRPEDTKGKPSKVRFSDVAGAKEEKEELIEIVDFLKDPRKFTALGAKIPSGVLLEGPPGTGKTLLAKAVAGEAGVPFHSISGSEFIEMFVGVGASRVRDLFDKAKKSAPSIIFIDEIDAVGRRRGNGMGGGNDEREQTLNQMLVEMDGFEGNEGVIVIAATNRSDVLDPALLRPGRFDRKIMVGNPDVKARKEILEVHARKKPLGKDVALEVVAQQTPGFAGADLANLLNEAALIAARQNKTEINMSDISEAQDRVIAGLAKRDRKRTEKANRIVAYHEAGHAIAGLVLEAANEVHKVTIVPRGNAAGYVISLPKEDQVVVSKEELFHRVVGLLAGRAAEELIFNEMSTGASSDIEQASQIVRSMVRVYGMSDTLGMVDYRQEVNGYQIAQPYSDETAREIDKEIIDIMQKARQKATDILVEHKEQLHTIANKLIELETIDGPAIKSLFETGKMPNEVDEPAEFPSEQTLKEVTEVKEPVVIDEDTLVNDESTQA comes from the coding sequence ATGAACAAAAAAAGAACCTTTATCGGAGCGAATATACTCTACTTTTTATTAACTGTTACAGTGATATGGGGTTTATTTTCAATGGTAAATTCAGGAACTAGCGAACCAGTGGGTGAGTTGACAACAAGTGAATTAGTGCAACAGTTGGATAAAAAGAATGTGCAGTCATTAAAATTCCAACCCATTAACAGTGCCTATCAAGTGCAAGGTGAGTTAGTTGAACAAATTGAAAAATCAGAAAAAAATAATTCAATGTTCACGCAAGTGTTTGGCACAAATAAAGTTGCCTTTAAAAAGTTCACAGCGGTTGTTGGGGTAAGTCCTTATGTCCAAGAACAAATCCGTCAAAGTGCGCATAAAAATGACGTTGCGGTTGAAGATGTACCGGGATCAGATGGCGGATGGTTACAAATTGTTGTACAGTTATTGCCATTGATTATCTTCACATTCTTCATGTTTCAAATGATGGGCGCTGCAAATGGTGGTGCAGGTGGACGTAATCCAATGAGCTTTGGGAAATTCCGTCCTGAAGATACAAAAGGCAAACCAAGTAAAGTCCGCTTTAGTGATGTAGCAGGTGCCAAAGAAGAAAAAGAAGAATTAATTGAAATTGTAGATTTCTTAAAAGACCCACGTAAATTTACAGCACTAGGTGCAAAAATTCCGTCAGGTGTTTTATTAGAAGGCCCTCCGGGGACAGGTAAAACGTTATTGGCTAAAGCGGTTGCTGGAGAAGCAGGCGTGCCATTCCACTCCATTTCAGGTTCTGAGTTTATTGAAATGTTTGTTGGTGTTGGTGCCAGTCGTGTACGTGATTTATTTGATAAAGCGAAAAAAAGCGCGCCGTCTATTATCTTTATTGATGAGATTGATGCCGTTGGACGTCGTCGTGGTAACGGTATGGGTGGCGGAAACGATGAACGCGAACAAACCCTTAACCAAATGTTAGTTGAGATGGACGGTTTTGAAGGTAACGAAGGTGTTATTGTCATTGCCGCAACAAACCGTTCAGATGTTTTAGACCCTGCGTTGTTACGTCCGGGACGTTTTGACCGTAAAATTATGGTTGGCAACCCTGATGTGAAAGCGCGTAAAGAAATTTTAGAAGTGCATGCACGTAAAAAACCATTAGGTAAAGATGTTGCCTTGGAAGTTGTTGCGCAACAAACACCAGGTTTTGCGGGTGCCGATTTAGCCAACCTATTAAATGAAGCGGCATTGATTGCTGCGCGACAAAACAAAACTGAAATCAACATGAGTGATATTAGTGAAGCGCAAGACCGCGTGATTGCTGGTTTAGCAAAACGTGACCGTAAACGTACAGAAAAAGCCAATCGTATTGTTGCGTATCATGAAGCGGGGCACGCGATTGCTGGTTTAGTATTAGAAGCGGCAAATGAAGTACACAAAGTAACGATTGTCCCACGTGGAAACGCTGCGGGATACGTGATTTCCTTACCAAAAGAAGACCAAGTAGTTGTTTCAAAAGAAGAATTATTCCATCGCGTCGTTGGGTTATTAGCCGGACGTGCAGCGGAAGAGTTAATTTTTAATGAAATGTCTACGGGGGCAAGTAGCGATATTGAACAAGCGTCACAAATTGTACGTTCAATGGTTCGTGTTTATGGTATGAGTGATACCTTAGGTATGGTAGACTATCGTCAAGAAGTGAACGGTTATCAAATCGCGCAACCATACTCTGATGAAACGGCTCGTGAAATTGATAAAGAAATTATTGACATTATGCAAAAAGCACGTCAAAAAGCAACGGATATATTAGTTGAACATAAAGAGCAATTGCATACAATTGCTAATAAGTTAATTGAATTAGAAACAATTGATGGTCCAGCGATTAAATCATTGTTTGAAACGGGTAAAATGCCTAATGAAGTAGATGAACCAGCTGAATTTCCAAGTGAACAAACTTTGAAAGAAGTAACAGAAGTGAAAGAACCGGTTGTGATTGATGAAGACACATTGGTCAACGATGAGTCTACACAAGCTTAA
- the glnA gene encoding type I glutamate--ammonia ligase → MKKQITKQMILDDIQEKDVRYLRLMFSDILGTVKNVEVPISQIEKVLDNKMMFDGSSIEGFVRIEESDMYLYPDLNTWLVFPWGNDNGKVARFICDVYNPDGTPFAGDPRHNLKRVLDEMHILGYTQFNLGPEPEFFLFKLDEHGQPTMNLNDDGGYFDLAPTDLGENCRRDIVLQLEEMGFEIEASHHENAPGQHEIDWKFTDAVTACDNIQTFKLVVKTIARQHGLHATFMAKPVVGINGSGMHCNLSLFTEKGNAFYDETEKDGLSKTARQFIAGLMTHAHGYTAICNPTVNSYKRLIPGYEAPVYVAWSGKNRSPLIRIPASRGNSTRVELRSVDPMANPYLVMAVLLRSGLDGIVNELTPPPAVDRNIYQMSPAERLENGITDLPSSLHQALKALQQDDVILSGLGEHIAQNFIAEKSLEYQAYRTQVTKWELDHYLKQY, encoded by the coding sequence ATGAAAAAACAAATTACAAAACAAATGATATTAGATGATATTCAAGAAAAGGATGTCCGTTATTTACGTCTAATGTTTTCGGATATTTTAGGGACTGTCAAAAATGTAGAAGTGCCGATTAGCCAAATTGAAAAAGTATTGGATAATAAAATGATGTTTGACGGATCGTCAATCGAAGGTTTTGTACGCATCGAAGAAAGTGATATGTATTTATATCCTGATTTAAATACGTGGCTTGTATTTCCTTGGGGAAATGACAACGGAAAAGTTGCCCGTTTTATTTGTGATGTATACAATCCAGACGGTACCCCGTTTGCTGGGGATCCACGTCATAATTTAAAACGTGTATTGGATGAGATGCATATTTTAGGGTATACACAATTTAACTTAGGACCAGAACCAGAATTTTTCTTATTCAAACTTGATGAACACGGTCAACCAACAATGAACTTAAATGATGATGGTGGGTATTTTGACTTAGCGCCAACTGATTTAGGTGAAAATTGTCGTCGTGACATTGTGTTGCAACTAGAGGAAATGGGATTTGAAATTGAAGCAAGCCACCATGAAAATGCCCCTGGTCAGCATGAAATTGATTGGAAATTTACAGATGCCGTAACGGCATGTGACAATATTCAAACGTTTAAATTAGTTGTTAAAACGATTGCACGCCAACACGGATTACACGCCACCTTTATGGCGAAACCAGTCGTGGGGATTAACGGTTCTGGAATGCACTGTAATTTATCTTTATTTACAGAAAAAGGGAACGCTTTTTATGACGAAACAGAAAAAGATGGATTAAGCAAAACGGCTCGTCAATTTATTGCCGGTTTAATGACACATGCACATGGTTATACAGCCATTTGTAACCCTACCGTCAACTCATACAAACGATTAATACCGGGTTATGAAGCGCCTGTTTATGTGGCGTGGAGTGGCAAAAATCGCTCACCACTGATTCGCATTCCAGCAAGTCGTGGCAACTCTACACGTGTTGAATTACGCAGTGTTGATCCGATGGCGAATCCGTATTTAGTGATGGCGGTGTTGTTGCGTTCGGGATTAGATGGTATTGTGAATGAATTGACACCACCTCCAGCTGTAGATCGCAACATTTATCAAATGTCGCCTGCAGAACGATTGGAAAATGGGATTACGGATTTACCAAGTAGTTTACATCAAGCGTTAAAAGCGTTGCAGCAAGATGACGTCATTCTTTCGGGATTGGGTGAACACATTGCGCAAAACTTCATTGCTGAAAAATCGTTGGAGTATCAAGCGTATCGTACGCAAGTTACAAAATGGGAACTCGACCATTATTTGAAACAATATTAG
- a CDS encoding RNA-binding S4 domain-containing protein: protein MRLDKYLKVSRLIKRRTVAKEVSDKERILINGKTAKSSTQVKVGDEITLLYATKTLVVRIEKIVETTKKDEADGMYTVLSETRVEKEPLF, encoded by the coding sequence ATGAGATTAGATAAATATTTAAAAGTATCCCGTTTAATTAAAAGACGTACAGTAGCTAAAGAAGTATCGGATAAAGAACGGATTTTAATTAATGGAAAAACCGCAAAATCAAGTACCCAAGTAAAAGTTGGTGATGAGATTACGTTGTTGTATGCTACAAAAACATTGGTTGTGCGCATTGAAAAAATTGTAGAGACGACTAAAAAAGATGAAGCGGATGGGATGTATACGGTTTTAAGTGAAACACGAGTTGAAAAAGAACCGCTATTTTAA
- the tilS gene encoding tRNA lysidine(34) synthetase TilS, translating into MIQPFWKDDDTIVVAVSGGVDSVVLLHLLHQQIAPNRLIVAHVNHFMRENAKNDQQFVEALAKSYGVTYETNVTAPNLNSEMDARAFRYQFLQSVVEKYRASYVVTAHHRDDFVETVLLHLIRGNGLKSVTGIPKSRAFNDFCTLYRPLLAYTKKQLYAYAKAHQLQFVEDETNAQTHFTRNRLRHTILPLLRQENEKFDEHIVNFATQLNELVNDVNVKAIEDTLDIPTFRLLSDYEKREMIVQWLHTHNVLTNDNVSHILQLTQSTNGQKSLDLGNGKQYIQTYDSATIRDAIPPRQKRETVTVERVGVIDGWQIEVNALRGVAVSKEQLPVSVRSVLPGDRVKIDSGHKKVARLFIDGKIPKDERQEIAVVATKNNEILAILDERFDYLYKSVETDKINGDNQQVFVKIERINRHDS; encoded by the coding sequence ATGATTCAACCGTTTTGGAAAGATGACGATACCATTGTTGTTGCGGTGTCAGGTGGCGTTGACTCGGTTGTATTGCTACATTTGTTGCACCAACAAATCGCACCCAATCGATTAATTGTTGCGCACGTGAATCACTTTATGCGTGAAAATGCAAAAAACGATCAACAATTTGTTGAAGCGTTAGCAAAATCCTATGGCGTAACCTATGAAACGAATGTTACGGCACCGAATTTGAACAGTGAAATGGATGCTCGAGCGTTTCGCTATCAGTTTTTGCAATCGGTGGTGGAAAAGTATAGAGCCAGTTACGTGGTTACTGCCCATCATCGTGATGATTTTGTTGAAACGGTATTGTTGCATTTAATTCGTGGAAACGGGTTAAAGAGCGTTACGGGGATTCCAAAGTCACGTGCGTTTAATGATTTTTGTACGTTGTATCGTCCGTTGTTGGCGTATACGAAGAAGCAATTATATGCGTACGCTAAAGCACATCAACTACAATTTGTGGAAGATGAAACAAATGCGCAAACGCACTTTACACGCAATCGATTACGACACACGATTTTACCGTTATTACGGCAAGAAAACGAAAAATTTGACGAGCATATCGTTAATTTTGCAACGCAACTCAACGAATTGGTAAATGATGTAAATGTCAAAGCAATTGAAGATACGCTTGATATACCGACATTTCGTTTGTTAAGTGATTATGAAAAGCGGGAAATGATTGTGCAATGGCTTCACACGCACAATGTGTTGACGAACGATAATGTTTCGCATATTTTACAATTGACGCAGAGCACTAATGGACAAAAAAGTTTAGACCTAGGAAATGGCAAGCAGTACATTCAAACGTACGATTCGGCAACTATTCGTGATGCGATACCACCACGTCAAAAAAGAGAAACAGTAACGGTTGAACGCGTTGGTGTCATTGACGGATGGCAAATTGAAGTGAACGCTTTGCGGGGAGTCGCTGTTTCAAAAGAGCAATTGCCTGTAAGCGTGCGGTCAGTTTTGCCCGGAGATCGAGTGAAAATTGATTCGGGGCATAAAAAGGTAGCTAGATTGTTTATTGATGGTAAAATTCCTAAAGACGAACGGCAAGAAATCGCCGTTGTGGCAACGAAAAACAATGAAATTTTAGCAATATTAGATGAACGATTTGATTATTTGTATAAATCCGTAGAAACTGATAAAATAAACGGTGATAATCAACAAGTCTTCGTGAAAATAGAAAGGATAAATAGACATGATTCATAA
- the pyrR gene encoding bifunctional pyr operon transcriptional regulator/uracil phosphoribosyltransferase PyrR → MDDIIILDEIVMKRSLTRMTHEILEKHKGTNDLVVLGIRTRGVHLAKRIVENIEKFEGVRIPYGELDITMYRDDRHTSDDMLDPTINETNIPFDVTNKNVVLVDDVMYTARTIRAAMDATMAHGRAKKITVAILVDRGHRELPIKADYIGKNIPTSRHEQVEVRVVECDGEDKVLLKKV, encoded by the coding sequence ATGGACGATATTATAATTTTAGATGAAATCGTCATGAAACGTTCTTTAACGCGTATGACGCATGAAATACTAGAAAAGCATAAAGGGACAAACGATTTAGTCGTATTGGGTATTCGTACACGTGGCGTTCATTTAGCTAAACGAATTGTTGAAAACATTGAAAAATTTGAAGGTGTTCGCATACCTTATGGTGAATTAGATATTACAATGTATCGTGATGATCGCCATACAAGTGATGATATGCTGGATCCAACGATTAATGAAACCAATATACCGTTTGATGTAACAAATAAAAACGTTGTTTTGGTCGACGATGTGATGTATACCGCGCGTACGATTCGTGCAGCAATGGACGCCACTATGGCGCATGGTCGAGCAAAGAAAATTACGGTAGCGATTTTGGTGGATAGAGGTCATCGTGAATTACCGATTAAAGCCGATTATATTGGTAAAAACATTCCAACATCACGACATGAACAAGTTGAAGTGCGTGTTGTCGAATGTGATGGTGAAGATAAGGTCTTATTGAAAAAGGTGTAA
- the hslO gene encoding Hsp33 family molecular chaperone HslO, translating to MTDYLVKALAFDGQIRAFAVDATQTVKEAQRRHDTWHTASAALGRTMVGALLLGYNLKGEEKLTVEVNGNGPGGKIVVDSNGKGQVRGYISNPKVALPLNAKGKLDVRGCVGTSGTLTVRKDLGMREPFSGQVPIVDGELGEDFTYYMALSEQTPSAIGVSVLVDTDDCVRTSGGFMIQVMPGATDETISEIERRIAKMPQISDLMDSHHSPEDILTLILGEENVKFLDKLPVSFYCDCNKEKFEKGLMTLGVHDLQEMKEEDGGIEVTCHYCNDKYYFDEDDLQNIIDTIQAG from the coding sequence ATGACAGATTATTTAGTAAAAGCACTTGCGTTTGATGGTCAAATTCGTGCGTTTGCAGTAGACGCAACACAAACGGTCAAAGAAGCGCAACGTCGACACGACACATGGCACACAGCGTCTGCAGCATTAGGGCGTACGATGGTTGGTGCATTATTATTAGGTTACAATTTAAAAGGCGAAGAAAAATTAACGGTAGAAGTGAACGGGAACGGACCTGGTGGCAAAATTGTTGTCGATAGTAACGGGAAAGGGCAAGTGCGTGGGTATATTAGTAACCCGAAAGTTGCTTTACCGTTAAATGCAAAAGGGAAATTAGATGTGCGCGGTTGTGTTGGAACATCTGGGACATTAACCGTTCGTAAAGATTTGGGTATGCGTGAACCTTTCTCGGGACAAGTGCCGATTGTTGATGGTGAATTAGGTGAAGATTTTACGTATTATATGGCGCTTTCTGAACAAACGCCATCTGCCATTGGCGTCAGCGTGTTAGTTGATACCGATGATTGTGTCCGGACATCAGGTGGATTTATGATTCAAGTGATGCCAGGAGCAACAGACGAAACGATTTCTGAAATTGAAAGACGTATTGCTAAAATGCCACAAATTTCGGATTTAATGGATAGCCATCATTCACCTGAAGATATTTTAACGTTGATTTTAGGTGAAGAAAATGTGAAGTTTTTAGATAAACTACCTGTTTCGTTTTATTGTGATTGCAATAAAGAAAAATTTGAAAAAGGTCTAATGACACTAGGTGTGCATGATTTACAAGAAATGAAAGAGGAAGATGGTGGCATTGAAGTAACGTGTCATTATTGCAATGATAAATATTATTTTGATGAAGACGATTTACAAAATATTATTGATACCATTCAAGCGGGATAG
- a CDS encoding YebC/PmpR family DNA-binding transcriptional regulator: MGRKWANIVEKKTKLDGANSKIYAKFGIEVYAAAKQGDPDPATNQKLKFVIDRAKTYNVPKHIIDKAIDKAKGGSDETFSELRYEGFGPNGSMIIVDALTNNVNRTASDVRAAYGKNGGNMGVSGAVSYLFDNTAIFGIANKNAEELFEALIEAEIDVRDVIQEEDDAIVYAEPSDFHAVQVALNEMGITEFTISEIEMLPQNEVVLSGDDLTKFEKLIGALEDLEDVQKVYHNVDLGE, translated from the coding sequence ATGGGACGCAAATGGGCGAATATCGTTGAAAAGAAAACTAAATTAGATGGTGCCAACAGTAAAATTTATGCCAAATTTGGTATTGAAGTTTATGCTGCAGCAAAACAAGGAGATCCAGATCCTGCAACAAACCAAAAATTAAAATTCGTTATTGATCGTGCAAAAACGTATAACGTTCCAAAACACATTATTGATAAAGCGATTGATAAAGCAAAAGGTGGTTCAGACGAAACGTTCTCTGAATTACGTTACGAAGGTTTTGGACCAAATGGGTCAATGATTATTGTCGACGCTTTAACAAACAACGTAAACCGTACAGCATCTGATGTACGTGCAGCATACGGTAAAAACGGCGGAAACATGGGTGTTTCTGGTGCAGTTTCTTATTTATTCGACAACACTGCCATTTTTGGTATTGCAAATAAAAATGCCGAAGAATTATTTGAAGCGCTAATCGAAGCAGAAATCGATGTACGCGACGTGATTCAAGAGGAAGACGACGCTATTGTCTATGCTGAACCGAGCGATTTCCACGCCGTTCAAGTGGCGTTAAACGAAATGGGCATTACTGAATTTACCATTTCAGAAATTGAAATGTTGCCACAAAATGAAGTTGTTTTAAGCGGTGACGATTTAACAAAATTCGAAAAACTCATTGGTGCTTTAGAAGATTTAGAAGATGTTCAAAAAGTTTACCACAACGTTGATTTAGGTGAATAA